CCAAGGAGTtcatatgtttaaaatatacCCCATATATATTTCCACTCGATCACATAGCAAAATGGTATTCTTATACTTGCGAGCCCGCCCTTATTCAGCCAGCCAATCTTCCCATAATGACTTTCTCTGTAATCAGATCAAGCAGAAGCCTAGTTAGGCCATCTGAAAAGACACCACAAGGCACACTACTTGATCTATCTATCATTGATAGACTACCAGTTCTAAGATGCAATGCTCGAACGTTGCATGTGTTTAGGCATGGCCCTGAGGCAGCACGAGTTATAAGAGAAGCTTTGTCCAAGGCTTTGGTTCCTTACTACCCTCTTGCTGGAAAGTTGAAAGAGTCAAGCCAAGGTCAGCTCCAAATTGAATGCTCTGGAGAAGGAGTGTGGTTCGTTGAGGCGTCTGCTGATTGTACCCTTTATGGTGTCAATTACTTGGACGATGATGTTGTATCTATCCCACATGATGAGCTTCTACCTGATCTTATCCCAGAGAACGAAGGAATAGACCCACTTGTGCAATTGCAGGTGAATATTCCGTTAAGTTATAACCAATTCATTTTATTCGAATTATCTTCAAAATTAAGTTGGAAAGAAACTCTAGCCCTAGTATTTGCTAAACTCAATGTTGATTAGCTAAACATGAAACAAACTGCTAGCTAGAACCACAAGAAAAGTAGTTAGAAAGACGCTAATTAATGACACTAATATGCTTATTTGATACAAGGGATGTGGGCTAAGTCATCTAACTctaaatttcgaaaaaaaaaaaaaaaaaaaaaagaagaagaagaagaagaagaagaagaagaaggaggacaTAGCTAAGTGGACtaaataattttcttgtttttagtcCGATTTTTAGTCCAATGTATAAAACTTTagtgtttttgtattttgtatatGATACAAATTAATACGTGGTTATTTTAAGACACATATCGTGTCTGTGTCGCGTTCAGTTTACATGGATATTGAATACAAGTCAAACTCTAGAATAATTCCATAACTGATAATTTTAACCATAAATGCATTTTCAGGTGACACAATTTGCGTGTGGTGGTTTCGTGATAGGCCTCATATTCTGCCATTGCATATGTGATGGCCTAGGGGCTGCACAATTTCTAAATGCGATTGGCGAGCTGGCTAGAGGTGCTGAGCATCTAAGCACTGCACCAGTGTGGCAAAGGGACTTTTTTCCACCACCACCTGAACAAGCAAAGGTCACTCCTTTGCCAAACCTACCACCACCAATGCCCAACTATACACTCAACCATGCAAATGTAGACATAACGCTAGATCACATCAACCAGCTCAAGCAAGAATTTCGTCAATCAACTGGACACACTTGCTCTTCTTTCGAAGTTGTAGCTGCCAAATTTTGGAGCCGTCGAACACGGGCTATAAACTTTAAGCAAGATACTGAACTCAAGCTTGTGTTCTTTGCAAATTGCCGCCAGCTCTTGAACCCTCCCTTGCCAAAAGGTTTCTATGGCAACTGCTTCTTCCCAGTGACAATCAC
The sequence above is drawn from the Quercus lobata isolate SW786 chromosome 12, ValleyOak3.0 Primary Assembly, whole genome shotgun sequence genome and encodes:
- the LOC115971951 gene encoding acyl transferase 4-like — translated: MTFSVIRSSRSLVRPSEKTPQGTLLDLSIIDRLPVLRCNARTLHVFRHGPEAARVIREALSKALVPYYPLAGKLKESSQGQLQIECSGEGVWFVEASADCTLYGVNYLDDDVVSIPHDELLPDLIPENEGIDPLVQLQVTQFACGGFVIGLIFCHCICDGLGAAQFLNAIGELARGAEHLSTAPVWQRDFFPPPPEQAKVTPLPNLPPPMPNYTLNHANVDITLDHINQLKQEFRQSTGHTCSSFEVVAAKFWSRRTRAINFKQDTELKLVFFANCRQLLNPPLPKGFYGNCFFPVTITASSESLTQASISDVVKLIQEAKAKLPTEFDKYLKGDSIKDGEDPFAPPLAYTTLFISEWGRLGFNQVDYGWGPPVHIVPIQGSSIIPVGIVGSLPLPMKGARLMTWCVEEAHRQHFLNQMTT